The Hyphomonadaceae bacterium ML37 genome includes a region encoding these proteins:
- the maiA gene encoding maleylacetoacetate isomerase: protein MKLVLHGYFRSGTTYRVRLALNWKGLKYETVPVNLVDGGQRAADYLARNPQGLVPALEADGRILTQSPAIIEWIEETWPERPLLPADPHERARVRAFAAAIGCDIHPIQNLRVMKKLRADHGADQDGATAWARHWIETGFTALEALAADAGGQGGFIFGSGPSLAEIYLLPQMFNARRFGVELSPFPRLVAADVAARALPELAAADPALQPDAV from the coding sequence ATGAAGCTCGTTCTCCACGGCTATTTCCGCTCCGGCACCACCTATCGCGTGCGTCTGGCGCTGAACTGGAAAGGGCTGAAGTACGAGACTGTGCCGGTCAATCTGGTCGATGGCGGCCAGCGCGCGGCCGACTATCTGGCGCGCAACCCCCAAGGCCTGGTCCCCGCGCTGGAGGCGGACGGGCGCATCCTCACCCAGAGCCCGGCGATCATCGAATGGATCGAGGAGACCTGGCCCGAGCGCCCGCTCCTGCCTGCCGATCCGCATGAGCGGGCGCGGGTGCGCGCCTTCGCGGCAGCCATTGGCTGCGACATCCACCCGATCCAGAATCTGCGGGTGATGAAAAAGCTGCGCGCAGACCATGGCGCGGATCAGGACGGGGCCACCGCCTGGGCGCGCCACTGGATCGAGACCGGGTTCACGGCCCTGGAAGCGCTGGCCGCTGACGCAGGTGGGCAAGGCGGGTTCATCTTCGGCAGCGGGCCGTCGCTGGCGGAAATCTATCTGTTGCCGCAAATGTTCAATGCGCGCCGTTTCGGCGTAGAATTGTCGCCCTTCCCGCGCCTCGTCGCCGCCGACGTCGCCGCACGCGCCCTGCCCGAGCTGGCCGCTGCCGACCCGGCGCTTCAGCCCGATGCTGTCTGA
- the msrB gene encoding peptide-methionine (R)-S-oxide reductase MsrB — protein MTLTTRRVFLGAALAIAAAGPALARTRFDESDLFAHPGIVPWGEEAEDFSALTEDDWRARLTPDQFRILRQEGTERAGSSPLDDETREGIFVCAGCALPLFSSRTKYDSRTGWPSFWAPLENAVNTKPDRRLWTPRTEYHCARCGGHQGHVFDDGPRPTGQRWCNNGLALNFVARPQGA, from the coding sequence ATGACGCTGACCACCCGCCGTGTGTTTCTGGGCGCCGCGCTCGCAATCGCTGCCGCCGGCCCGGCGCTGGCGCGTACCCGCTTTGACGAGAGCGATCTGTTCGCCCATCCGGGCATCGTGCCCTGGGGCGAGGAGGCCGAAGATTTCTCCGCCCTCACCGAGGACGACTGGCGCGCTCGCCTGACGCCCGACCAGTTCCGCATCCTGCGCCAGGAAGGCACCGAGCGCGCCGGCTCCAGCCCGCTGGACGACGAGACGCGCGAGGGAATTTTCGTGTGCGCCGGCTGCGCCCTGCCCTTGTTTTCGTCGCGTACGAAGTATGACAGCCGCACTGGCTGGCCCAGCTTCTGGGCGCCGCTCGAAAACGCGGTCAACACCAAGCCGGACCGCCGCCTGTGGACCCCGCGCACCGAATATCACTGCGCCCGCTGCGGCGGCCATCAGGGCCATGTCTTCGACGACGGCCCCCGCCCCACAGGCCAGCGCTGGTGCAATAATGGCCTGGCGCTGAACTTTGTGGCGCGGCCGCAGGGGGCTTAA
- a CDS encoding gamma-glutamylcyclotransferase, which yields MSQSVRDGDLIAVYGLLRAGQSGFARFGLAGAFEARGPCRIPGLLYDLGDYPGLVGGPGQVRGELFAVRNALVMPRLDAFEDYWPGDKSRTRYERRRLTLAQPEGLEAWVYVWVCPLTGARAIPSGDWLAR from the coding sequence GTGAGCCAGTCGGTGCGTGACGGCGATCTGATCGCGGTCTATGGCCTGCTGCGGGCCGGCCAGAGCGGGTTTGCCCGCTTTGGCCTCGCCGGCGCGTTCGAGGCGCGCGGGCCGTGCCGGATCCCCGGCCTGCTCTATGATCTGGGCGATTATCCCGGCCTTGTCGGCGGGCCGGGCCAGGTGCGCGGCGAGTTGTTCGCCGTGCGTAATGCGCTGGTGATGCCGCGCCTGGATGCGTTTGAGGATTACTGGCCGGGCGACAAGTCGCGCACCCGCTATGAGCGCCGCCGGCTCACACTGGCGCAGCCTGAGGGGCTGGAGGCCTGGGTGTATGTCTGGGTCTGTCCGCTCACCGGTGCGCGGGCCATCCCGAGCGGGGACTGGCTGGCGCGTTAG
- a CDS encoding DUF418 domain-containing protein yields the protein MNAHTAPVAAKDRFESLDVLRGIAVLGILMVNVQAFMMYFGAYPYPPAHMDVTGANATAWLVSHVFFELKFVTLFSAMFGAGIMLMVGDSPDASRKIHFSRMRWLLVIGLIHGFVFWFGDILTPYAVFGMIAVLFRKMSVTKLLLWGGLLVLVGTLLMVGNYWSMSALPGGLEPSPFGVVPDADTFAMFSQAYQGGFLDSRIVNAIGNAVGLISQVTFFGPRILGMMLIGMALYKSGFLLARWAAPVYGGIALVCLGAGLPALWYVAAPVAAAGFPAETHWMHMSVNAFVSLAVAFGYAALVMLICKAPWLKLVRAPFAAAGRMGFTNYLTQTFIMVTLSTGVFGAALWGEIERVQQVQLVLAVWVVQLIVSVLWLQVFRYGPFEWLWRALTYGKLHPILKERAAA from the coding sequence ATGAACGCACACACCGCGCCGGTGGCGGCGAAAGACCGGTTTGAAAGCCTGGATGTTCTGCGCGGCATCGCCGTGCTGGGGATATTGATGGTGAATGTTCAGGCGTTCATGATGTATTTTGGTGCCTATCCCTATCCGCCCGCCCACATGGATGTAACCGGCGCGAACGCGACGGCTTGGCTCGTCTCCCATGTGTTTTTCGAATTGAAATTTGTGACCCTGTTCTCGGCGATGTTCGGGGCGGGAATCATGCTGATGGTGGGCGACAGCCCGGACGCCTCGCGCAAAATCCATTTCTCGCGAATGCGCTGGCTGCTGGTGATCGGCCTCATCCATGGCTTTGTGTTCTGGTTTGGCGACATCCTTACCCCCTATGCGGTCTTCGGCATGATCGCCGTCCTTTTCCGCAAGATGAGCGTGACCAAGCTCCTGTTATGGGGCGGGCTTCTGGTGCTGGTGGGCACGCTGCTAATGGTTGGAAATTACTGGTCGATGTCAGCCTTGCCGGGCGGCCTTGAGCCAAGCCCCTTTGGGGTCGTTCCTGACGCAGACACGTTCGCCATGTTCAGCCAGGCGTATCAGGGCGGGTTCCTTGACAGCCGGATCGTCAACGCGATCGGTAATGCTGTCGGGCTGATCAGCCAGGTGACATTTTTTGGCCCGCGCATTCTGGGCATGATGCTTATCGGTATGGCGCTGTACAAGTCCGGCTTCCTGCTCGCGCGCTGGGCCGCGCCTGTCTATGGCGGGATCGCTCTGGTGTGCCTGGGCGCCGGCTTGCCCGCCCTGTGGTATGTCGCGGCGCCGGTTGCGGCCGCGGGCTTTCCGGCCGAGACTCACTGGATGCACATGTCGGTGAACGCCTTCGTGAGCCTTGCGGTCGCCTTCGGCTACGCCGCCCTGGTGATGCTGATCTGCAAGGCGCCCTGGCTGAAGCTTGTGCGGGCGCCCTTCGCAGCGGCGGGACGCATGGGTTTCACCAATTACCTCACCCAGACCTTCATTATGGTCACGCTATCGACGGGTGTGTTCGGTGCCGCCTTGTGGGGCGAGATCGAGCGCGTCCAGCAGGTCCAGCTCGTCCTCGCCGTCTGGGTGGTGCAGCTCATCGTCTCTGTCCTGTGGCTGCAGGTGTTCCGCTACGGACCGTTCGAGTGGCTTTGGCGGGCGCTGACCTATGGCAAGCTGCATCCGATCCTGAAGGAGCGCGCCGCGGCGTGA
- the hppD gene encoding 4-hydroxyphenylpyruvate dioxygenase: MADLFENPLGTDGFEFVEFTSPQPEKLEALFTTLGFTAVAKHKTRDITRWAQGDITFLVNREATGQAADFRAAHGPSANAMAFRVKDVRKAYGEAIARGAEPYGEGVWADDSLAPALRGIGGSVLYLVDRYGESTIYDEAFEPLPGAGDTKGVNLETLDHLTHNVLNGNMNTWAGFYERVFNFREIRYFDIKGQHTGLLSRAMTGACGKLRIPLNESSDDQSQISEYLREYNGEGIQHIALTTPDIYATVEKLRAAGLEFQSTPQTYYELVDERVPGHGEDLARLKANNILVDGDPEKGDGLLLQIFTTTNIGPIFFEIIQRKGNEGFGEGNFKALFESIELDQIRRGVIKTAAAS, translated from the coding sequence ATGGCCGATCTGTTCGAGAACCCGCTGGGAACCGATGGTTTCGAGTTCGTCGAGTTCACCAGCCCGCAGCCAGAAAAGCTGGAGGCGCTCTTCACCACGCTGGGCTTCACCGCCGTGGCCAAACACAAGACCCGCGACATCACACGCTGGGCCCAGGGCGACATCACTTTCCTGGTCAATCGCGAAGCGACCGGCCAGGCGGCCGATTTCCGCGCCGCCCACGGCCCCAGCGCCAACGCCATGGCGTTCCGCGTGAAAGACGTGCGCAAGGCCTATGGCGAGGCCATCGCGCGCGGCGCCGAGCCCTATGGCGAGGGCGTGTGGGCCGATGACAGCCTGGCGCCGGCCCTGCGCGGCATTGGCGGTTCGGTGCTGTATCTGGTCGATCGTTACGGCGAGAGCACGATCTATGACGAGGCGTTCGAGCCCCTGCCGGGCGCGGGCGACACCAAAGGCGTCAATCTCGAAACGCTCGATCACCTGACCCACAACGTGCTCAACGGCAATATGAACACCTGGGCCGGCTTTTATGAGCGCGTCTTCAACTTCCGTGAAATTCGCTATTTCGACATCAAGGGCCAGCACACCGGCCTGCTGTCGCGGGCGATGACGGGAGCGTGCGGCAAGCTGCGCATCCCGCTCAACGAAAGCTCTGACGATCAGTCGCAAATCTCCGAATACCTGCGCGAATACAACGGCGAAGGCATTCAGCACATCGCCCTGACCACGCCGGATATCTACGCCACGGTGGAAAAGCTGCGCGCCGCGGGACTGGAGTTCCAGTCCACGCCCCAGACCTATTACGAGCTGGTGGACGAACGCGTGCCGGGTCATGGCGAGGACCTCGCGCGGCTGAAAGCCAACAATATCCTGGTGGATGGCGACCCGGAGAAGGGCGACGGGCTGCTGTTGCAGATCTTCACCACCACGAATATCGGCCCGATCTTCTTCGAGATCATCCAGCGCAAGGGCAATGAGGGCTTCGGCGAGGGCAATTTCAAAGCCCTGTTTGAATCCATCGAGCTTGATCAGATCCGGCGCGGCGTGATCAAGACCGCCGCGGCCAGCTAG
- a CDS encoding DUF952 domain-containing protein — MNTLEIYRIADPAALAAASVSGAYEGEAHDRADGFIHCSGLDQLAGTLETHYAGANRLAVAVIDAGALGDTLKWEASRGGELFPHIYGPLPFSAVRAVHLITRTDDGWRLPQELCP; from the coding sequence ATGAACACACTCGAGATTTACCGCATCGCCGATCCGGCGGCTCTGGCCGCCGCGTCCGTGTCCGGCGCCTATGAAGGCGAAGCCCATGACCGCGCCGACGGCTTCATCCATTGCTCCGGCCTCGACCAGCTCGCCGGCACGCTGGAGACTCATTACGCCGGCGCCAACCGCTTGGCGGTGGCGGTGATCGATGCGGGCGCACTGGGCGATACCCTCAAATGGGAAGCGTCACGCGGCGGCGAGCTGTTCCCGCATATTTACGGCCCCCTGCCCTTCAGCGCCGTGCGCGCCGTGCATCTGATCACCCGGACCGATGATGGCTGGCGCCTGCCCCAGGAATTATGCCCATGA
- a CDS encoding helix-turn-helix transcriptional regulator — protein MLTHAQIWRGVDRLAQRAGLSASGLARQAGLDPTTFNPSKRISADGAKPRWPSTESIAKALEASRIGFEDFAALATGAASGRSVPLIGFAQAGSHGYFDDAGFPAGTGWEEVRFPGVDDEDAYALEISGDSMAPVYREGDRIVVAPHAPPRRGDRVVVKTRAGEVMAKELGRVTNQSVELISLNPAYDNRLLNPSDIVWMARIVWASQ, from the coding sequence ATGCTCACTCATGCCCAGATCTGGCGCGGCGTGGACCGGCTGGCGCAGCGCGCCGGCCTCAGCGCCTCCGGGCTCGCGCGCCAGGCCGGGCTGGACCCGACCACGTTCAATCCCTCCAAGCGAATCAGCGCCGACGGGGCCAAGCCGCGCTGGCCCTCCACCGAAAGCATCGCCAAGGCGCTGGAGGCCTCACGCATCGGGTTTGAGGACTTCGCCGCGCTTGCCACCGGGGCCGCCAGCGGGCGGTCTGTACCACTGATCGGCTTCGCCCAGGCGGGCAGCCATGGCTATTTCGACGATGCCGGCTTTCCCGCCGGGACAGGCTGGGAAGAGGTGCGCTTTCCCGGCGTCGATGACGAAGACGCCTATGCGCTGGAAATCTCGGGCGACTCCATGGCGCCGGTCTATCGCGAGGGCGACCGCATCGTGGTGGCGCCCCATGCCCCGCCCCGGCGCGGCGACCGGGTGGTGGTCAAGACCCGCGCCGGCGAGGTGATGGCCAAGGAGCTGGGCCGGGTCACCAATCAGAGCGTTGAGTTGATCTCCCTGAACCCGGCCTATGACAACCGCCTCCTGAACCCGTCCGACATCGTGTGGATGGCGCGCATCGTCTGGGCCAGCCAGTAG
- a CDS encoding helix-turn-helix transcriptional regulator gives MGKGANRISNTIREQRFHAGEMTQAQLAEAVGITRQTVIAMEQGRYSPSLEVAFRVARTFGKPLEDVFQYAD, from the coding sequence ATGGGCAAGGGCGCCAACCGCATCTCCAACACCATTCGAGAACAGCGCTTTCACGCTGGCGAGATGACCCAGGCCCAGCTCGCTGAGGCGGTGGGGATCACCCGCCAGACCGTGATCGCCATGGAACAGGGGCGCTACTCGCCCTCGCTGGAAGTGGCGTTCCGCGTGGCGCGCACCTTTGGCAAGCCGCTGGAGGACGTGTTCCAGTACGCAGACTGA
- a CDS encoding quinone-dependent dihydroorotate dehydrogenase, producing the protein MIADAAARLMTLLPPEQAHRAALNALIQGLGPQVRTPADPVLATAIAGMELAHPVGLAAGFDKNAEAPDALLDAGFAFVEVGGVTPRPQAGNPAPRLFRLREDKAVINRMGFNNEGLDAVKARLEARQGEPGVVGVNLGANKDSEDRAADYAILLKSLSGLADFFTLNISSPNTPGLRNLQGAQALDELMKRVNDTRWTEPVFVKVAPDLEPADIDVIAQAALRHRVSGLIVSNTTLARPDTLKSRHRSETGGLSGAPVRARSTELVRAFYQRVGGELPIIGVGGIDSAQAAYEKIRAGASAVQLYTALIYQGPGLAVRIRDGLAALLKRDGYARLSDAVGVEA; encoded by the coding sequence ATGATCGCCGACGCCGCCGCCCGCCTGATGACGCTATTGCCGCCCGAACAGGCGCACCGGGCGGCGCTAAACGCCCTCATTCAGGGTCTGGGCCCGCAGGTGCGAACGCCGGCTGATCCGGTGCTGGCCACGGCGATCGCGGGGATGGAGCTGGCCCATCCGGTGGGTCTGGCCGCCGGGTTCGACAAGAATGCCGAAGCGCCCGATGCGCTGCTGGACGCCGGTTTCGCCTTTGTTGAAGTGGGCGGCGTCACCCCGCGTCCGCAGGCCGGTAATCCCGCCCCGCGCCTGTTCCGCCTGCGCGAAGACAAGGCGGTGATCAACCGCATGGGCTTCAACAATGAAGGCCTGGACGCCGTGAAGGCGCGGCTGGAAGCGCGCCAGGGCGAGCCCGGCGTGGTGGGCGTCAATCTGGGCGCCAACAAGGATTCTGAAGACCGCGCCGCCGACTACGCGATCCTGCTGAAATCGCTATCGGGGCTGGCCGATTTCTTCACCCTCAATATTTCCTCGCCCAACACGCCAGGCCTGCGCAATCTGCAGGGCGCGCAGGCGCTGGACGAGCTGATGAAGCGGGTCAATGACACGCGCTGGACCGAGCCCGTCTTCGTGAAAGTGGCGCCCGATCTGGAGCCTGCCGATATCGATGTCATCGCGCAGGCCGCACTGCGCCACCGCGTATCCGGCCTGATCGTGTCCAACACCACGCTGGCGCGGCCCGACACGCTGAAAAGCCGTCACCGCAGCGAGACCGGCGGCCTGTCCGGCGCGCCGGTGCGCGCGCGCTCAACCGAACTGGTGCGCGCCTTCTACCAGCGCGTGGGCGGCGAGCTTCCCATTATCGGCGTGGGCGGGATTGATAGTGCGCAGGCCGCTTACGAAAAGATCCGCGCCGGCGCCAGCGCGGTCCAGCTCTACACAGCTCTCATCTATCAGGGACCTGGCCTGGCGGTGCGCATCCGCGATGGTCTGGCCGCACTCCTGAAACGCGACGGCTATGCGCGCCTCTCCGACGCTGTCGGGGTGGAGGCTTGA